A section of the Hevea brasiliensis isolate MT/VB/25A 57/8 chromosome 17, ASM3005281v1, whole genome shotgun sequence genome encodes:
- the LOC110657846 gene encoding ASC1-like protein isoform X2 has product MLQKVARRLIFGRGHQTLDVETDERKKKIRKFKESAWKCVYFLSGEILALTVTYNEPWFTNTKCFWVGPGSQVWPDQKMKLKLKALYMYAAGFYTYSIFALIFWETRRSDFGVSMSHHVATVILIVLSYILRFSRVGSVVLALHDASDIFLEIGKMSKYSGAEGMASFAFILFVLSWIILRLIYYPFWVLWSTSYEVVQTLDKKKHPVDGPIYYYVFNTLLYCLLVLHIYWWVLIYRMLVKQIQARGQISDDVRSDSEDEHED; this is encoded by the exons ATGTTACAGAAAGTGGCAAGACGATTAATTTTTGGAAGGGGTCATCAGACATTGGATGTGGAGACAGATGAGAGAAAGAAGAAGATACGAAAATTCAAGGAGTCTGCTTGGAAATGCGTATATTTTCTTTCAGGAGAGATTCTAGCTTTGACTGTTACTTACAATGAGCCTTGGTTTACCAACACAAAGTGCTTTTGGGTAGGGCCAGGAAGTCAAGTCTGGCCAGACCAAAAAATGAA GTTAAAGTTGAAAGCGTTGTATATGTATGCTGCTGGATTTTACACATACTCCATATTTGCTCTCATATTCTGGGAAACTAGGCGTTCGGACTTTGGAGTGTCAATGAGTCATCATGTTGCAACTGTCATTCTCATTGTGCTGTCCTACATACTCAG GTTTTCCCGTGTTGGTTCAGTTGTTTTAGCTCTTCATGATGCTAGTGATATATTTTTGGAGATAGGAAAGATGTCCAAATACAGTGGTGCTGAAGGGATGGCTAGCTTTGCATTTATTCTTTTTGTTTTGTCTTGGATCATACTGCGCCTCATTTACTATCCATTCTGGGTCCTTTGGAGTACAAG TTATGAAGTTGTCCAGACCTTAGACAAGAAAAAGCATCCAGTGGATGGTCCAATCTATTATTATGTGTTTAATACGCTTCTGTATTGCTTGCTTGTTCTCCATATTTACTGGTGGGTCCTGATATATCGGATGCTTGTTAAGCAAATCCAAGCAAGGGGTCAGATTAGTGATGACGTTCGATCTG ATTCTGAAGATGAACATGAAGATTGA
- the LOC110657831 gene encoding inorganic pyrophosphatase TTM2 isoform X2 yields the protein MMMDQDNSSAELHQKRHGLLKDQVQLVKRKDCDRYEIFPIQQTYTFEKGFFLFIRACQLLAQNNDGIILVGLAGPSGAGKTVFTEKVLNFMPSVAVISMDNYNDSSRIVDGNFDDPRLTDYDTLLKNVHDLKAGKSAEIPIYDFKSSSRIGYRTVEVPTSRIVIIEGIYALSEKLRPMLDLRVSVTGGVHFDLVKRVLRDIQRAGQAPEEIIQQISETVYPMYKAFIEPDLHTAHIKIINKFNPFSGFQSPTYILKSAKKVMVDQIKAVLSEDHTETTEQTYDIYLLPPGEDPESCQSYLRMRNKDGKYNLMFEEWVTDTPFVISPRITFEVSVRLLGGLMALGYTIATILKRSSHVFISDRVCVKIDWLEQLNRQYVQVQGRDRLVVRCVAEQLGLEGSYVPRTYIEQIQLEKLVDEVMALPDDLKTKLSLDKDLVFSPKEALLRASADRVAIRNKNLKSGMSHSYSSQRDKNLSKFTGLAANNRRYIERNPESTAVLANQGILTQLSEQISSLNDRMDEFTTRIEELNSKLNINKSSSSQQNLGLQTELAKESPLMEEISGIVRGQRQVMHQLDTLSNLLRESLGQRSRQVTNRRSMITDLEFTKIAVILSVGVLGFSMLRRIF from the exons ATGATGATGGATCAAGATAATTCTAGTGCTGAATTACACCAGAAAAGGCATGGGCTCTTGAAAGACCAGGTCCAATTGGTTAAGAGAAAGGACTGTGATCGCTATGAGATTTTTCCAATTCAACAGACTTATACATTTGAGaaaggattttttttatttatccgtGCATGCCAGTTGTTGGCCCAAAACAATGATGGAATAATACTGGTAGGATTAGCAGGTCCTTCAGGGGCTGGGAAGACTGTTTTCACAGAGAAGGTACTCAACTTCATGCCCAGTGTTGCTGTCATTTCAATGGACAACTACAATGATTCTAGCCGAATTGTTGACGGCAATTTTGATG ATCCACGCCTGACAGATTATGACACACTGCTCAAGAATGTCCATGATTTAAAGGCAGGAAAATCAGCTGAGATTCCAATCTATGATTTCAAGTCTAGCTCCCGCATTGGATACAG GACGGTTGAGGTCCCAACTTCTCGTATAGTGATTATTGAGGGAATCTATGCCTTGAGTGAAAAGCTGCGACCTATGCTAGACCTTCGAGTATCAGTGACTGGGGGAGTTCATTTTGACCTTGTAAAACGGGTTCTACGAGACATCCAACGTGCTGGCCAAGCACCAGAGGAAATTATCCAGCAGATATCTGAAACG GTGTATCCAATGTACAAAGCTTTTATTGAGCCAGATCTCCACACGGCACATATAAAAATCATAAACAAATTCAACCCTTTCTCTGGATTCCAGAGTCCTACTTACATATTGAAG TCGGCAAAGAAGGTGATGGTGGATCAGATCAAGGCTGTCCTCTCTGAAGACCATACAGAGACAACAGAGCAGACTTATGATATATATCTTCTACCACCTGGTGAAGATCCTGAATCTTGCCAATCATATCTGAGAATGAGGAATAAAGATGGAAAATACAATCTTATGTTTGAG GAATGGGTAACAGATACTCCGTTTGTTATATCACCAAGGATTACTTTTGAAGTCAGCGTGCGGCTTCTTGGTGGGCTTATGGCCTTGGGATACACAATAGCAACCATCCTTAAAAGAAGCAGCCATGTATTCATTAGTGATAGAGTGTGTGTGAAAATTGATTGGCTAGAACAACTAAATCGTCAGTATGTTCAG GTTCAAGGAAGAGATCGCTTAGTTGTGAGATGTGTTGCAGAGCAGCTAGGTTTGGAAGGCTCATATGTACCACGTACCTATATAGAACAGATTCAACTAGAAAAGCTTGTAGATGAAGTTATG GCTTTACCAGATGATTTGAAGACAAAACTCAGCCTAGATAAGGATTTGGTCTTCAGCCCCAAAGAAGCACTTCTCCGAGCCTCTGCTGATAGGGTTGCAATAAGAAACAAGAATCTCAAAAG TGGTATGTCACATTCATATTCAAGTCAAAGGGACAAGAACTTATCCAAGTTTACTGGACTTGCTGCAAATAACCGAAGGTATATTGAGAGAAACCCAGAGTCAACTGCAGTGCTAGCAAACCAG GGAATCCTCACTCAACTTTCAGAACAGATTTCCTCACTAAATGATAGAATGGATGAGTTCACAACCCGTATTGAAGAGCTAAATTCCAAATTAAACATCAACAAAAGTTCTTCCAGCCAGCAAAACTTGGGTCTCCAAACTGAA TTGGCTAAGGAGTCACCATTAATGGAAGAG ATATCTGGCATTGTGCGGGGTCAACGGCAAGTCATGCATCAGTTAGATACTTTAAGCAACCTACTACGTGAGAGTTTAGGACAGAGATCACGGCAAGTAACGAACAGGAGAAGCATGATTACTGATCTTGAATTCACAAAAATTGCCGTCATTTTGTCAGTTGGTGTTTTAGGATTCAGTATGTTGAGAAGGATTTTCTAA
- the LOC110657831 gene encoding inorganic pyrophosphatase TTM2 isoform X3 → MMMDQDNSSAELHQKRHGLLKDQVQLVKRKDCDRYEIFPIQQTYTFEKGFFLFIRACQLLAQNNDGIILVGLAGPSGAGKTVFTEKVLNFMPSVAVISMDNYNDSSRIVDGNFDDPRLTDYDTLLKNVHDLKAGKSAEIPIYDFKSSSRIGYRTVEVPTSRIVIIEGIYALSEKLRPMLDLRVSVTGGVHFDLVKRVLRDIQRAGQAPEEIIQQISETVYPMYKAFIEPDLHTAHIKIINKFNPFSGFQSPTYILKSAKKVMVDQIKAVLSEDHTETTEQTYDIYLLPPGEDPESCQSYLRMRNKDGKYNLMFEEWVTDTPFVISPRITFEVSVRLLGGLMALGYTIATILKRSSHVFISDRVCVKIDWLEQLNRQYVQVQGRDRLVVRCVAEQLGLEGSYVPRTYIEQIQLEKLVDEVMALPDDLKTKLSLDKDLVFSPKEALLRASADRVAIRNKNLKSGMSHSYSSQRDKNLSKFTGLAANNRRYIERNPESTAVLANQGILTQLSEQISSLNDRMDEFTTRIEELNSKLNINKSSSSQQNLGLQTEVCNGSAPTSYFISGLSNGSLTGSKMPNSSSSSQLAKESPLMEELFYLSM, encoded by the exons ATGATGATGGATCAAGATAATTCTAGTGCTGAATTACACCAGAAAAGGCATGGGCTCTTGAAAGACCAGGTCCAATTGGTTAAGAGAAAGGACTGTGATCGCTATGAGATTTTTCCAATTCAACAGACTTATACATTTGAGaaaggattttttttatttatccgtGCATGCCAGTTGTTGGCCCAAAACAATGATGGAATAATACTGGTAGGATTAGCAGGTCCTTCAGGGGCTGGGAAGACTGTTTTCACAGAGAAGGTACTCAACTTCATGCCCAGTGTTGCTGTCATTTCAATGGACAACTACAATGATTCTAGCCGAATTGTTGACGGCAATTTTGATG ATCCACGCCTGACAGATTATGACACACTGCTCAAGAATGTCCATGATTTAAAGGCAGGAAAATCAGCTGAGATTCCAATCTATGATTTCAAGTCTAGCTCCCGCATTGGATACAG GACGGTTGAGGTCCCAACTTCTCGTATAGTGATTATTGAGGGAATCTATGCCTTGAGTGAAAAGCTGCGACCTATGCTAGACCTTCGAGTATCAGTGACTGGGGGAGTTCATTTTGACCTTGTAAAACGGGTTCTACGAGACATCCAACGTGCTGGCCAAGCACCAGAGGAAATTATCCAGCAGATATCTGAAACG GTGTATCCAATGTACAAAGCTTTTATTGAGCCAGATCTCCACACGGCACATATAAAAATCATAAACAAATTCAACCCTTTCTCTGGATTCCAGAGTCCTACTTACATATTGAAG TCGGCAAAGAAGGTGATGGTGGATCAGATCAAGGCTGTCCTCTCTGAAGACCATACAGAGACAACAGAGCAGACTTATGATATATATCTTCTACCACCTGGTGAAGATCCTGAATCTTGCCAATCATATCTGAGAATGAGGAATAAAGATGGAAAATACAATCTTATGTTTGAG GAATGGGTAACAGATACTCCGTTTGTTATATCACCAAGGATTACTTTTGAAGTCAGCGTGCGGCTTCTTGGTGGGCTTATGGCCTTGGGATACACAATAGCAACCATCCTTAAAAGAAGCAGCCATGTATTCATTAGTGATAGAGTGTGTGTGAAAATTGATTGGCTAGAACAACTAAATCGTCAGTATGTTCAG GTTCAAGGAAGAGATCGCTTAGTTGTGAGATGTGTTGCAGAGCAGCTAGGTTTGGAAGGCTCATATGTACCACGTACCTATATAGAACAGATTCAACTAGAAAAGCTTGTAGATGAAGTTATG GCTTTACCAGATGATTTGAAGACAAAACTCAGCCTAGATAAGGATTTGGTCTTCAGCCCCAAAGAAGCACTTCTCCGAGCCTCTGCTGATAGGGTTGCAATAAGAAACAAGAATCTCAAAAG TGGTATGTCACATTCATATTCAAGTCAAAGGGACAAGAACTTATCCAAGTTTACTGGACTTGCTGCAAATAACCGAAGGTATATTGAGAGAAACCCAGAGTCAACTGCAGTGCTAGCAAACCAG GGAATCCTCACTCAACTTTCAGAACAGATTTCCTCACTAAATGATAGAATGGATGAGTTCACAACCCGTATTGAAGAGCTAAATTCCAAATTAAACATCAACAAAAGTTCTTCCAGCCAGCAAAACTTGGGTCTCCAAACTGAAGTATGTAATGGCTCTGCTCCTACGTCTTACTTCATCTCTGGTTTAAGCAATGGTTCCTTGACTGGATCCAAAATGCCTAATTCCTCATCTTCCTCTCAGTTGGCTAAGGAGTCACCATTAATGGAAGAG TTATTTTATCTTTCCATGTGA
- the LOC110657831 gene encoding inorganic pyrophosphatase TTM2 isoform X4 translates to MMMDQDNSSAELHQKRHGLLKDQVQLVKRKDCDRYEIFPIQQTYTFEKGFFLFIRACQLLAQNNDGIILVGLAGPSGAGKTVFTEKVLNFMPSVAVISMDNYNDSSRIVDGNFDDPRLTDYDTLLKNVHDLKAGKSAEIPIYDFKSSSRIGYRTVEVPTSRIVIIEGIYALSEKLRPMLDLRVSVTGGVHFDLVKRVLRDIQRAGQAPEEIIQQISETVYPMYKAFIEPDLHTAHIKIINKFNPFSGFQSPTYILKSAKKVMVDQIKAVLSEDHTETTEQTYDIYLLPPGEDPESCQSYLRMRNKDGKYNLMFEEWVTDTPFVISPRITFEVSVRLLGGLMALGYTIATILKRSSHVFISDRVCVKIDWLEQLNRQYVQVQGRDRLVVRCVAEQLGLEGSYVPRTYIEQIQLEKLVDEVMALPDDLKTKLSLDKDLVFSPKEALLRASADRVAIRNKNLKSGMSHSYSSQRDKNLSKFTGLAANNRRYIERNPESTAVLANQGILTQLSEQISSLNDRMDEFTTRIEELNSKLNINKSSSSQQNLGLQTELAKESPLMEELFYLSM, encoded by the exons ATGATGATGGATCAAGATAATTCTAGTGCTGAATTACACCAGAAAAGGCATGGGCTCTTGAAAGACCAGGTCCAATTGGTTAAGAGAAAGGACTGTGATCGCTATGAGATTTTTCCAATTCAACAGACTTATACATTTGAGaaaggattttttttatttatccgtGCATGCCAGTTGTTGGCCCAAAACAATGATGGAATAATACTGGTAGGATTAGCAGGTCCTTCAGGGGCTGGGAAGACTGTTTTCACAGAGAAGGTACTCAACTTCATGCCCAGTGTTGCTGTCATTTCAATGGACAACTACAATGATTCTAGCCGAATTGTTGACGGCAATTTTGATG ATCCACGCCTGACAGATTATGACACACTGCTCAAGAATGTCCATGATTTAAAGGCAGGAAAATCAGCTGAGATTCCAATCTATGATTTCAAGTCTAGCTCCCGCATTGGATACAG GACGGTTGAGGTCCCAACTTCTCGTATAGTGATTATTGAGGGAATCTATGCCTTGAGTGAAAAGCTGCGACCTATGCTAGACCTTCGAGTATCAGTGACTGGGGGAGTTCATTTTGACCTTGTAAAACGGGTTCTACGAGACATCCAACGTGCTGGCCAAGCACCAGAGGAAATTATCCAGCAGATATCTGAAACG GTGTATCCAATGTACAAAGCTTTTATTGAGCCAGATCTCCACACGGCACATATAAAAATCATAAACAAATTCAACCCTTTCTCTGGATTCCAGAGTCCTACTTACATATTGAAG TCGGCAAAGAAGGTGATGGTGGATCAGATCAAGGCTGTCCTCTCTGAAGACCATACAGAGACAACAGAGCAGACTTATGATATATATCTTCTACCACCTGGTGAAGATCCTGAATCTTGCCAATCATATCTGAGAATGAGGAATAAAGATGGAAAATACAATCTTATGTTTGAG GAATGGGTAACAGATACTCCGTTTGTTATATCACCAAGGATTACTTTTGAAGTCAGCGTGCGGCTTCTTGGTGGGCTTATGGCCTTGGGATACACAATAGCAACCATCCTTAAAAGAAGCAGCCATGTATTCATTAGTGATAGAGTGTGTGTGAAAATTGATTGGCTAGAACAACTAAATCGTCAGTATGTTCAG GTTCAAGGAAGAGATCGCTTAGTTGTGAGATGTGTTGCAGAGCAGCTAGGTTTGGAAGGCTCATATGTACCACGTACCTATATAGAACAGATTCAACTAGAAAAGCTTGTAGATGAAGTTATG GCTTTACCAGATGATTTGAAGACAAAACTCAGCCTAGATAAGGATTTGGTCTTCAGCCCCAAAGAAGCACTTCTCCGAGCCTCTGCTGATAGGGTTGCAATAAGAAACAAGAATCTCAAAAG TGGTATGTCACATTCATATTCAAGTCAAAGGGACAAGAACTTATCCAAGTTTACTGGACTTGCTGCAAATAACCGAAGGTATATTGAGAGAAACCCAGAGTCAACTGCAGTGCTAGCAAACCAG GGAATCCTCACTCAACTTTCAGAACAGATTTCCTCACTAAATGATAGAATGGATGAGTTCACAACCCGTATTGAAGAGCTAAATTCCAAATTAAACATCAACAAAAGTTCTTCCAGCCAGCAAAACTTGGGTCTCCAAACTGAA TTGGCTAAGGAGTCACCATTAATGGAAGAG TTATTTTATCTTTCCATGTGA
- the LOC110657831 gene encoding inorganic pyrophosphatase TTM2 isoform X1 has product MMMDQDNSSAELHQKRHGLLKDQVQLVKRKDCDRYEIFPIQQTYTFEKGFFLFIRACQLLAQNNDGIILVGLAGPSGAGKTVFTEKVLNFMPSVAVISMDNYNDSSRIVDGNFDDPRLTDYDTLLKNVHDLKAGKSAEIPIYDFKSSSRIGYRTVEVPTSRIVIIEGIYALSEKLRPMLDLRVSVTGGVHFDLVKRVLRDIQRAGQAPEEIIQQISETVYPMYKAFIEPDLHTAHIKIINKFNPFSGFQSPTYILKSAKKVMVDQIKAVLSEDHTETTEQTYDIYLLPPGEDPESCQSYLRMRNKDGKYNLMFEEWVTDTPFVISPRITFEVSVRLLGGLMALGYTIATILKRSSHVFISDRVCVKIDWLEQLNRQYVQVQGRDRLVVRCVAEQLGLEGSYVPRTYIEQIQLEKLVDEVMALPDDLKTKLSLDKDLVFSPKEALLRASADRVAIRNKNLKSGMSHSYSSQRDKNLSKFTGLAANNRRYIERNPESTAVLANQGILTQLSEQISSLNDRMDEFTTRIEELNSKLNINKSSSSQQNLGLQTEVCNGSAPTSYFISGLSNGSLTGSKMPNSSSSSQLAKESPLMEEISGIVRGQRQVMHQLDTLSNLLRESLGQRSRQVTNRRSMITDLEFTKIAVILSVGVLGFSMLRRIF; this is encoded by the exons ATGATGATGGATCAAGATAATTCTAGTGCTGAATTACACCAGAAAAGGCATGGGCTCTTGAAAGACCAGGTCCAATTGGTTAAGAGAAAGGACTGTGATCGCTATGAGATTTTTCCAATTCAACAGACTTATACATTTGAGaaaggattttttttatttatccgtGCATGCCAGTTGTTGGCCCAAAACAATGATGGAATAATACTGGTAGGATTAGCAGGTCCTTCAGGGGCTGGGAAGACTGTTTTCACAGAGAAGGTACTCAACTTCATGCCCAGTGTTGCTGTCATTTCAATGGACAACTACAATGATTCTAGCCGAATTGTTGACGGCAATTTTGATG ATCCACGCCTGACAGATTATGACACACTGCTCAAGAATGTCCATGATTTAAAGGCAGGAAAATCAGCTGAGATTCCAATCTATGATTTCAAGTCTAGCTCCCGCATTGGATACAG GACGGTTGAGGTCCCAACTTCTCGTATAGTGATTATTGAGGGAATCTATGCCTTGAGTGAAAAGCTGCGACCTATGCTAGACCTTCGAGTATCAGTGACTGGGGGAGTTCATTTTGACCTTGTAAAACGGGTTCTACGAGACATCCAACGTGCTGGCCAAGCACCAGAGGAAATTATCCAGCAGATATCTGAAACG GTGTATCCAATGTACAAAGCTTTTATTGAGCCAGATCTCCACACGGCACATATAAAAATCATAAACAAATTCAACCCTTTCTCTGGATTCCAGAGTCCTACTTACATATTGAAG TCGGCAAAGAAGGTGATGGTGGATCAGATCAAGGCTGTCCTCTCTGAAGACCATACAGAGACAACAGAGCAGACTTATGATATATATCTTCTACCACCTGGTGAAGATCCTGAATCTTGCCAATCATATCTGAGAATGAGGAATAAAGATGGAAAATACAATCTTATGTTTGAG GAATGGGTAACAGATACTCCGTTTGTTATATCACCAAGGATTACTTTTGAAGTCAGCGTGCGGCTTCTTGGTGGGCTTATGGCCTTGGGATACACAATAGCAACCATCCTTAAAAGAAGCAGCCATGTATTCATTAGTGATAGAGTGTGTGTGAAAATTGATTGGCTAGAACAACTAAATCGTCAGTATGTTCAG GTTCAAGGAAGAGATCGCTTAGTTGTGAGATGTGTTGCAGAGCAGCTAGGTTTGGAAGGCTCATATGTACCACGTACCTATATAGAACAGATTCAACTAGAAAAGCTTGTAGATGAAGTTATG GCTTTACCAGATGATTTGAAGACAAAACTCAGCCTAGATAAGGATTTGGTCTTCAGCCCCAAAGAAGCACTTCTCCGAGCCTCTGCTGATAGGGTTGCAATAAGAAACAAGAATCTCAAAAG TGGTATGTCACATTCATATTCAAGTCAAAGGGACAAGAACTTATCCAAGTTTACTGGACTTGCTGCAAATAACCGAAGGTATATTGAGAGAAACCCAGAGTCAACTGCAGTGCTAGCAAACCAG GGAATCCTCACTCAACTTTCAGAACAGATTTCCTCACTAAATGATAGAATGGATGAGTTCACAACCCGTATTGAAGAGCTAAATTCCAAATTAAACATCAACAAAAGTTCTTCCAGCCAGCAAAACTTGGGTCTCCAAACTGAAGTATGTAATGGCTCTGCTCCTACGTCTTACTTCATCTCTGGTTTAAGCAATGGTTCCTTGACTGGATCCAAAATGCCTAATTCCTCATCTTCCTCTCAGTTGGCTAAGGAGTCACCATTAATGGAAGAG ATATCTGGCATTGTGCGGGGTCAACGGCAAGTCATGCATCAGTTAGATACTTTAAGCAACCTACTACGTGAGAGTTTAGGACAGAGATCACGGCAAGTAACGAACAGGAGAAGCATGATTACTGATCTTGAATTCACAAAAATTGCCGTCATTTTGTCAGTTGGTGTTTTAGGATTCAGTATGTTGAGAAGGATTTTCTAA
- the LOC110657845 gene encoding peroxidase 11 — MALSPLFHSNLPSLQFVLLVSVFIFSGSLYASDDPHLSLDYYASTCPTVFDIIRKEMECEVLSDPRNAALVVRLHFHDCFVQGCDGSVLLDDTITLQGEKKASPNINSLKGFRIIDKIKNKVESECPGIASCADILTIAARDAVILVGGPYWDVPVGRKDSKTASFELASANIPTADEGLVSIISKFLYQGLSVTDTVALSGAHTIGMARCANFRARIYGDFETTSDRGPMSETYLSNLKSICPAAGGGDNNVSAMDNITPNLFDNSYYQILLRGEGLLNSDQELYSSILGIQTKQLVVKYAHDPISFFQQFSDSMVKLGNITNPDSFTNGEVRKNCRFVNT, encoded by the exons ATGGCATTATCACCTCTCTTTCACTCTAATCTTCCTTCGCTCCAGTTTGTTCTTTTGGTTTCTGTCTTCATCTTTAGCGGTAGCTTGTATGCAAGTGATGACCCTCATTTGTCATTGGATTACTATGCATCTACTTGCCCCACTGTCTTCGACATCATCAGGAAAGAAATGGAATGTGAAGTGCTCTCAGATCCACGTAATGCAGCCCTTGTAGTGCGACTGCATTTCCATGACTGTTTTGTTCAG GGATGTGATGGATCGGTTTTGCTAGATGACACAATCACCTTGCAAGGAGAGAAGAAAGCTTCTCCAAACATAAACTCCCTAAAAGGTTTTAGAATCATTGACAAGATCAAGAACAAGGTCGAATCTGAGTGCCCTGGAATAGCCTCTTGCGCAGATATCCTCACCATCGCTGCAAGAGATGCAGTGATTCTG GTCGGTGGACCATATTGGGATGTTCCTGTAGGAAGGAAAGATTCCAAGACTGCAAGCTTTGAGCTTGCATCAGCAAATATTCCAACCGCAGATGAAGGTCTGGTATCTATCATTTCCAAGTTTCTTTATCAGGGCCTCTCTGTCACAGACACGGTAGCCCTTTCAG GGGCACACACTATAGGCATGGCCCGATGTGCGAATTTTCGAGCAAGGATTTATGGAGATTTCGAAACAACTTCAGATAGAGGCCCAATGTCAGAGACATACCTGAGTAACTTGAAATCCATATGTCCTGCTGCTGGAGGTGGAGACAATAACGTATCAGCAATGGACAATATCACTCCTAACCTTTTCGACAACTCTTACTATCAGATTCTATTGAGAGGAGAAGGACTACTGAACTCAGACCAAGAATTGTACTCGAGCATACTTGGAATTCAAACAAAGCAGCTTGTTGTGAAGTATGCTCATGACCCAATAAGTTTCTTCCAGCAATTCTCTGATTCTATGGTGAAATTGGGAAATATCACCAATCCTGATAGCTTTACCAATGGAGAAGTCAGGAAGAACTGCAGATTTGTGAATACATGA